A single region of the Streptomyces sp. NBC_00236 genome encodes:
- a CDS encoding N-acyl-D-amino-acid deacylase family protein — protein sequence MLDHLIRGATVVDGTGGPSYRADLGIRAGRIAVIAEPGTVAEEAVTSEDATGLVLAPGFVDPHTHYDAQLFWDPYATPSMNHGVTTVAGGNCGFTLAPLHPDRPEDADYTRRMMSRVEGMALKALEEGVDWSWSSFREYLDALDGRIAVNAGFMVGHCALRRHVMGADAVGGQPTPAQLDAMLALFHDAMDAGAWGLSTTQSSTHSDGNGQPVASRHALPEELLALSRAVGEHEGTQIEAIVAGCLDQFSDDEIELFVDMTAAAGRPLNWNVLTIDAAVPERVPRQLIPSERARRAGGRIVALTMPILTPMNMSLGTFCALNLIPGWGDILALPVPERIERLRDADTRAEMLRRADSKEAGVFRRLANFGRYVIGDTYSEANEGLSGRVVRDIAAERGQDAFHCLVEICAADGLRTVLWPMPTDNDPESWALRQRTWEHEDVMLGGSDAGAHLDRMCGAPYTTRFLGDCLRGRRLMPLERAVKMLTDDPARLFGLRDRGRVEEGFHADLVLFDPERIDAGPATLVHDLPGDSPRLDSKALGIVSVRVNGVETLRDDKVTGAVPGTVLRSGRDTRTVSTV from the coding sequence ATGCTCGACCACCTCATCCGCGGAGCGACCGTCGTGGACGGCACCGGCGGACCCTCCTACCGTGCGGACCTCGGCATCCGGGCCGGCCGCATCGCCGTCATCGCGGAGCCCGGGACCGTCGCGGAGGAGGCCGTGACCTCCGAGGACGCCACCGGTCTCGTCCTCGCGCCCGGGTTCGTCGACCCGCACACCCACTACGACGCCCAGCTCTTCTGGGACCCGTACGCCACCCCGTCGATGAACCACGGCGTCACCACCGTCGCCGGCGGCAACTGCGGGTTCACCCTCGCCCCGCTCCACCCGGACCGGCCCGAGGACGCCGACTACACCCGGCGCATGATGTCGCGGGTCGAGGGCATGGCCCTCAAGGCCCTGGAGGAGGGCGTCGACTGGAGCTGGTCCAGCTTCCGCGAGTACCTCGACGCGCTCGACGGGCGGATCGCCGTGAACGCCGGGTTCATGGTCGGCCACTGCGCCCTGCGCCGCCACGTCATGGGCGCCGACGCGGTCGGCGGCCAGCCCACACCCGCCCAACTCGACGCCATGCTGGCCCTGTTCCACGACGCGATGGACGCCGGGGCATGGGGCCTGTCCACCACCCAGTCCTCCACCCACTCCGACGGCAACGGACAGCCGGTCGCCTCCCGCCACGCACTCCCCGAAGAGCTCCTCGCGCTGTCCCGGGCCGTCGGCGAGCACGAGGGCACGCAGATCGAGGCGATCGTCGCCGGCTGCCTCGACCAGTTCTCCGACGACGAGATCGAGCTGTTCGTCGACATGACGGCCGCCGCCGGGCGCCCGCTCAACTGGAACGTCCTGACCATCGACGCCGCCGTCCCCGAACGCGTACCGCGCCAGCTGATCCCCAGCGAGCGCGCCCGTCGCGCGGGCGGCCGCATCGTGGCGCTGACGATGCCGATCCTCACCCCGATGAACATGTCGCTCGGCACGTTCTGCGCCCTCAACCTGATCCCCGGCTGGGGCGACATCCTCGCCCTGCCCGTCCCCGAACGCATCGAGCGGCTCCGGGACGCGGACACCCGTGCCGAGATGCTGCGCCGCGCCGACAGCAAGGAGGCGGGCGTCTTCCGCCGCCTCGCGAACTTCGGCCGGTACGTCATCGGTGACACGTACAGCGAGGCGAACGAGGGCCTCAGCGGCCGGGTCGTCAGGGACATCGCGGCCGAACGCGGCCAGGACGCCTTCCACTGCCTGGTCGAGATCTGCGCGGCCGACGGCCTGCGTACGGTGCTGTGGCCGATGCCCACCGACAACGACCCCGAATCCTGGGCGCTGCGGCAGCGCACCTGGGAGCACGAGGACGTCATGCTCGGCGGCTCCGACGCGGGCGCCCACCTGGACCGGATGTGCGGCGCCCCGTACACGACGCGCTTCCTCGGCGACTGCCTGCGCGGCCGCAGGCTCATGCCGCTGGAACGGGCCGTGAAGATGCTGACCGACGACCCGGCCCGCCTCTTCGGCCTCCGCGACCGCGGCCGCGTCGAGGAGGGCTTCCACGCCGACCTCGTGCTCTTCGACCCCGAACGCATCGACGCGGGCCCCGCCACCCTCGTCCACGAC